The following are from one region of the Amycolatopsis sp. QT-25 genome:
- a CDS encoding cob(I)yrinic acid a,c-diamide adenosyltransferase: MVVRINRVYTKVGDNGTTALGDGSRVPKTSPRLSAYADVDEANSVIGLALAMGGLSEEITQVLRTVQNDLFDVGADLCAPIVENPPYEPLRITERYIERLEGWCDEFNERVPKLTSFILPGGTPGAAFLHQARTVARRAERSGWALSEAEQATTNQLAIKYLNRLSDLLFILSRLANPDGDILWQPGGAS, from the coding sequence ATGGTCGTTCGAATCAACCGCGTGTACACGAAGGTCGGCGACAACGGCACCACGGCCCTCGGCGACGGTTCCCGCGTGCCGAAGACCTCGCCGCGGCTGTCCGCGTATGCCGACGTCGACGAAGCCAACTCCGTCATCGGGCTCGCGCTCGCGATGGGCGGTCTCTCCGAGGAGATCACGCAGGTGCTGCGTACGGTGCAGAACGACCTCTTCGACGTCGGCGCGGATCTGTGCGCGCCGATCGTGGAGAACCCGCCGTACGAGCCGCTGCGCATCACCGAGCGGTACATCGAGCGGCTGGAAGGCTGGTGCGACGAGTTCAACGAGCGCGTGCCGAAGCTGACGTCGTTCATCCTGCCGGGTGGCACCCCGGGCGCGGCGTTCCTGCATCAGGCCCGCACGGTCGCACGACGGGCGGAGCGTTCCGGCTGGGCACTGTCCGAGGCCGAACAGGCCACGACGAATCAGCTCGCGATCAAGTACTTGAACCGGCTTTCGGACCTGCTGTTCATCCTGTCGCGGCTGGCGAACCCGGACGGCGACATCCTCTGGCAGCCCGGTGGCGCCTCCTGA
- a CDS encoding LysE family transporter: MTVTWSSYSSYLLIVVLLVLAPGPDTMIMLKNSLSGGTRGGFLATAGIFVANTVQGTAAALGLGVVIAQSQPVFVTLKWVGAAYLVFLGFQALRGARRGDYSGVAAVKQQGATGFRRFREGFLSNITNPKVLVLYLSVLPQFLDPVTTSAWHALLLAYTVAVLGAIWLMTLLFFVHRVRAWLERREVRRALDGVTGTALVGFGAALVLE; this comes from the coding sequence GTGACCGTGACCTGGAGTTCGTACAGCAGCTACCTGCTCATCGTCGTCCTGCTCGTCCTCGCGCCGGGGCCGGACACGATGATCATGCTCAAGAACTCCCTGTCCGGTGGCACCCGCGGCGGTTTCCTCGCCACGGCGGGGATTTTCGTGGCCAACACCGTCCAGGGCACCGCGGCCGCGCTCGGCCTCGGCGTCGTCATCGCGCAGTCCCAGCCGGTGTTCGTGACGCTCAAGTGGGTCGGCGCCGCGTATCTCGTCTTCCTCGGTTTCCAAGCGCTGCGCGGCGCTCGGCGAGGCGACTATTCCGGTGTCGCGGCCGTGAAGCAGCAGGGAGCGACCGGATTCCGCCGCTTCCGCGAAGGTTTCCTTTCCAACATCACCAACCCCAAGGTGCTCGTGCTGTATCTGTCCGTGCTGCCGCAGTTCCTCGACCCCGTGACGACGTCGGCGTGGCACGCCCTGCTCCTCGCCTACACCGTCGCGGTGCTGGGCGCGATCTGGCTGATGACGCTGCTGTTCTTCGTGCATCGCGTGCGTGCCTGGCTGGAACGCCGCGAGGTCCGCCGCGCGCTCGACGGCGTCACCGGGACGGCGCTGGTCGGGTTCGGCGCGGCGCTCGTGCTCGAGTGA
- the murA gene encoding UDP-N-acetylglucosamine 1-carboxyvinyltransferase produces the protein MSEHFDVHGGARLVGEVDVVGAKNSVLKLMAAALLAEGTTTITNCPQILDVPLMGDVLRSVGCDVVIDGDTAKITTPAELSHRADSAAMGKLRASVCVLGPLVGRLKQAVVALPGGDAIGSRPLDMHQNGLRKLGATSTIEHGCVVAKADGLRGAQIWLDFPSVGATENILMAAVLAEGTTVIDNAAREPEIVDICTMLTEMGAKVEGAGTSTLTVEGVEKLHPTEHRVIGDRIVGATWAFAAAMTRGDLTVRGVNPHYLDLVLDKLRLAGAEVETFDGKGFRIVQNERPKAVDWVTLPYPGFATDLQPFAVALSAVSEGTSMITENIYEARFRFIEEMMRLSGDARTDGHHAVVRGVEKLSSAPVWAADIRAGAGLVLAGLCADGVTEVWDVFHIDRGYPHFVENLNRLGARIERVTGEPDRA, from the coding sequence ATGAGCGAGCACTTCGACGTGCACGGCGGAGCACGGCTGGTCGGCGAGGTCGACGTGGTCGGGGCCAAGAACAGCGTCCTGAAACTGATGGCCGCGGCCCTGCTGGCCGAGGGTACGACGACCATCACGAACTGCCCCCAGATCCTGGACGTCCCCCTGATGGGCGACGTCCTGCGCAGTGTCGGCTGCGACGTCGTCATCGACGGTGACACCGCCAAGATCACCACTCCGGCGGAGTTGTCGCATCGGGCCGATTCGGCCGCGATGGGCAAGCTGCGCGCGTCGGTGTGCGTCCTGGGTCCCCTCGTCGGACGGCTCAAGCAGGCCGTCGTCGCGCTGCCGGGCGGTGACGCGATCGGTTCCCGTCCGCTGGACATGCACCAGAACGGCCTGCGCAAACTGGGCGCCACCAGCACCATCGAGCACGGCTGCGTCGTGGCGAAGGCCGACGGGCTGCGCGGCGCGCAGATCTGGCTGGACTTCCCGAGCGTCGGCGCCACCGAGAACATCCTGATGGCCGCCGTGCTCGCCGAGGGCACCACGGTCATCGACAACGCCGCACGCGAGCCCGAGATCGTCGACATCTGCACGATGCTGACCGAGATGGGCGCGAAGGTCGAAGGCGCGGGCACCTCGACGCTCACCGTCGAGGGCGTCGAGAAGCTGCATCCCACCGAGCACCGCGTGATCGGTGACCGGATCGTCGGCGCGACCTGGGCGTTCGCCGCCGCGATGACCAGGGGCGACCTGACCGTCCGCGGCGTCAACCCGCACTACCTCGACTTGGTCCTCGACAAGCTCCGCCTGGCGGGCGCCGAGGTCGAGACGTTCGACGGCAAGGGTTTCCGCATCGTCCAGAACGAGCGCCCGAAGGCCGTCGACTGGGTGACGCTGCCGTACCCCGGTTTCGCGACCGACCTGCAGCCGTTCGCGGTGGCGTTGTCGGCGGTCTCCGAAGGCACGTCGATGATCACGGAAAACATCTACGAGGCCCGGTTCCGCTTCATCGAAGAGATGATGCGGCTTTCCGGCGACGCGCGCACCGACGGGCACCACGCCGTCGTCCGGGGCGTGGAGAAGCTTTCGAGCGCTCCGGTGTGGGCGGCGGACATCCGCGCCGGCGCCGGGCTGGTGCTGGCCGGGCTGTGCGCGGACGGTGTCACCGAGGTCTGGGACGTCTTCCACATCGATCGCGGATATCCGCATTTCGTGGAGAACCTGAACCGCCTCGGCGCCCGGATCGAGCGCGTCACGGGGGAACCCGACCGGGCTTGA